Part of the Clostridium sporogenes genome, TTTTATTTCATAAATTTAGCTACATAATTAACTAAATCTACAGTTCTACAGGAATATCCCCATTCATTATCATACCAAGATACAACTTTAACCATGTCGTCTTCTAAAACCATAGTAGATAATCCATCTACGATAGAAGATCTAGGATCTCCTTTGTAGTCTACTGAAACTAGTGGTTCTTCTGAATATCCTAAAACGCCCTTCATTTCACCCTCTGCTGCTTTTTTAAATGCTGCATTAATCTCTTCAGCAGTTACTTTAGTTTTTAATTCACAAACTAAATCTGTTAAAGATACTGTTGGTGTTGGAACTCTTAAAGCAAATCCATTTAATTTACCTTTAAGACTCGGTAAAACTTTAGCTACTGCCTTTGCAGCTCCTGTAGTAGTTGGTATTATTGATTCTGCTGCAGCTCTTGCTCTTCTTAAATCTTTATGAGTTTTATCTAATATTCTTTGGTCATTTGTATAAGAATGTACTGTTGTCATTAAACCTCTAACTATACCAAAATTATCGTCAAGTACTTTAGCAAAAGGAGCTAAACAATTTGTAGTACAAGATGCATTTGAAATTATATTATGCTCTTCTGGATTATATTCATTTTCATTTACTCCTAAAACTATAGTTATATCTTCATTTTTGCCTGGTGCTGTGATTATAACTTTTTTAGCTCCAGCTTCTATATGCTTCATAGCTTTTTCCCTATCTTTAAATATTCCTGTAGATTCTATAACTATATCTACTCCAAGTTCTTTCCAAGGTAAATTTTCGGGATCATTTTCTCTAAATATTTTTATTTCTTTTCCATTTACTTTCATTTTATCATTAGAAATTATTTCTACTTCTCCATTAAATCTTCCGTAGCAGGAGTCGTATTTAAATAGATGTACTAATGTTTCAGTAGTTGCTCTTGCATTTAATGCTACTATTTCTACATCTTCTGGGAATTTATCCTGTGCTATTCTTAATACTGCTCTTCCTATTCTTCCAAAACCATTTAGTCCAACTTTTATACCCATTGTTTTTTCCCCCTATTAATATATTATTTAAATAATCTTTAAAATACTTTATTTATAATTCATTAAATTAATATATATGTTGTATAATTTCTTATCATATATTATTTGTATGTATTATTTAATTATATGTGCTATATTATTTATAACAATTTTATAGATATAAGTCAACACATTAATATGAAAACCTATACAATGTATCCTTAATATATTTTATAATATCTCTTTTTTTCTTTATTTTTCTTTATTTTTTATAAATCCTATAAATATGTCCTTTCATAACTATATATAATGTACATAATTCTTGACATTAAATAGGCCTTGTTATAAAATTTACTTATAAAATGAATTTTTACCTTTCGTCCTAGTGATGAAAGGTTTTATTTATAAATATTTTTTAAATAGGAGTGAAAGCAATGACAAACAAAGTCAGAACAAGATTCGCACCAAGTCCAACAGGTTATATGCATGTTGGTAACTTAAGAACTGCTTTATATGCTTATTTAATAGCAAAGCACGATAATGGTGATTTTATATTAAGGATTGAGGATACAGATCAAGAAAGATTAGTAGAAGGTGCTTTAGATGTTATATATAATACTCTAAAAATTACTGGTCTTAGCCACGATGAAGGTCCAGATATTGGCGGCCCTGTTGGTCCATATGTTCAAAGCGAAAGAAGAAATATATACATAGAATATGCTGAAAAGCTAATAGAAAAGGGAGAAGCATACTACTGTTTCTGTTCAAAAGACAGATTAGATATGCTAAGAGCTAATTCAGAAGCTTTAAAAAGACCTTTCAGATATGACAAACACTGCATAGATCTTTCTAAAGAAGAAATTGACAAAAAAATAGCTGAAGGTATTCCATATGTCATAAGACAAAAAAATCCAACTACTGGATCAACTTCTTTCCATGATGAAATTTATGGAGATATTTCCGTAGATAATTCTGAATTAGATGATATGATTTTAATAAAATCTGATGGACTTCCAACATATAATTTCGCTAATGTAGTAGATGACCATCTTATGGGAATAACTCACGTAGTACGTGGAAGTGAATATTTATCATCTTCTCCTAAATATAATAGACTATATGAAGCTTTTGGCTGGGATGTTCCAATATACGTTCATTGCCCACCAATAATGAAAGATGAACATCACAAATTAAGTAAGAGAAATGGAGATGCTTCTTTCGAAGATTTAATGGCTAAAGGTTACT contains:
- the gap gene encoding type I glyceraldehyde-3-phosphate dehydrogenase; protein product: MGIKVGLNGFGRIGRAVLRIAQDKFPEDVEIVALNARATTETLVHLFKYDSCYGRFNGEVEIISNDKMKVNGKEIKIFRENDPENLPWKELGVDIVIESTGIFKDREKAMKHIEAGAKKVIITAPGKNEDITIVLGVNENEYNPEEHNIISNASCTTNCLAPFAKVLDDNFGIVRGLMTTVHSYTNDQRILDKTHKDLRRARAAAESIIPTTTGAAKAVAKVLPSLKGKLNGFALRVPTPTVSLTDLVCELKTKVTAEEINAAFKKAAEGEMKGVLGYSEEPLVSVDYKGDPRSSIVDGLSTMVLEDDMVKVVSWYDNEWGYSCRTVDLVNYVAKFMK
- the gltX gene encoding glutamate--tRNA ligase, whose protein sequence is MTNKVRTRFAPSPTGYMHVGNLRTALYAYLIAKHDNGDFILRIEDTDQERLVEGALDVIYNTLKITGLSHDEGPDIGGPVGPYVQSERRNIYIEYAEKLIEKGEAYYCFCSKDRLDMLRANSEALKRPFRYDKHCIDLSKEEIDKKIAEGIPYVIRQKNPTTGSTSFHDEIYGDISVDNSELDDMILIKSDGLPTYNFANVVDDHLMGITHVVRGSEYLSSSPKYNRLYEAFGWDVPIYVHCPPIMKDEHHKLSKRNGDASFEDLMAKGYLKEAILNYIALLGWNPGGEKEVFSMEELIEAFNYRNINKAPAVFDTKKLKWMNGEYIRALSLDKFHEMALPYYKEALTKDLDAKKISELLHTRVEVLNEIPEQLDFFNDLLEYSEEMYIHKKMKTTYENSLKSLEEVLPKLEGLEDWTFENIKEVCMNLVKELEVKNGVVLWPIRTAVSGKQFTPGGAFEIADILGKEETIKRIKIGIEKLKALQ